A single Anatilimnocola floriformis DNA region contains:
- the kdpC gene encoding potassium-transporting ATPase subunit KdpC: protein MFRQLRIATLLLVALTMLTGGVYPLIVTAVAQLAFPQQANGSLLKKADQTIGSSLIGQQFTKPEYFWGRLSATAPYAYNATASSGSNYGPLHPDLKKAAEARIELLTASGSSKTNIPADLVTASGSGLDPQISLAAAEFQVARVAAVRKMKEESVRELVRQNTEGRQLGVLGEPRVNVLALNLALDHSQKKD, encoded by the coding sequence ATGTTTCGACAATTACGCATTGCCACGTTGCTGCTCGTCGCGCTCACCATGCTGACCGGTGGCGTGTATCCTTTGATCGTCACGGCGGTTGCCCAGCTGGCTTTTCCACAACAGGCCAATGGCAGCTTGTTGAAAAAGGCAGATCAAACCATTGGTTCGTCGCTGATCGGCCAGCAATTCACCAAGCCGGAATACTTTTGGGGCCGACTCTCGGCGACGGCTCCGTATGCTTACAACGCCACGGCCTCGAGCGGATCGAATTATGGGCCGTTGCATCCCGATCTAAAAAAAGCAGCCGAAGCTCGCATAGAATTACTCACGGCGAGCGGATCGTCGAAGACAAACATTCCGGCCGACCTGGTAACCGCCTCCGGCAGTGGACTTGATCCGCAGATTTCACTCGCGGCGGCGGAATTTCAAGTCGCGCGAGTCGCCGCTGTAAGGAAAATGAAAGAGGAATCCGTGCGAGAATTAGTCCGACAAAACACCGAGGGGCGACAACTGGGTGTGCTCGGCGAACCTCGCGTAAATGTGCTCGCCCTCAATCTGGCCCTCGATCATTCGCAGAAAAAAGACTAA
- a CDS encoding fatty acid CoA ligase family protein, with translation MNSESLPAALNNVGFRLSETARHNPNGMAIAMPRGRDAAGKRKYESLTFRELDDDTNRIAAGLHAMGVQPGMKLVLMVPPSIDFIALVFALFKSGVVQVLIDPGMGRGNLIRCLSDSQPDGFIGIPLAQAVRVFLRGRFPKAKFNVTVGRRWFWGGKTLQQLREMNAPLTPPITKPADPAAIIFTTGSTGPPKGVLYRHGNFNRQADEIRDFYHIQPGEIDLPGFPLFALFNCAMGVSTVIPDMDPTRPAKVNPQNIIEAVNDWQVTQAFGSPALWNVVGQHCEKNNITLPSLKRIMSAGAPVPPHVLKRMKHAIHPDGDIHTPYGATEALPVASIAASEVLRETAAKTATGAGTCVGRRFPGIEWKVIAIDDGPLTNIEQTRELPRGEIGELLVRGPVVTSEYVTRTDCNPLHKVADGETFWHRMGDVGYLEQAPADNPRGERFWFCGRKAHRVTTARQTLFTEPCEAIFNQHPHVYRSALVGVGPRGKQRPVIIVEPWPEHLPKDRIAARKLIGELSELAAAYEHTREIETFFINPALPVDIRHNAKIFREQLAVWAAKRLPRE, from the coding sequence ATGAATTCTGAATCTCTCCCGGCAGCCCTGAACAACGTCGGCTTCCGTCTCAGCGAAACGGCCCGCCATAATCCAAACGGCATGGCCATCGCCATGCCGCGCGGTCGCGATGCAGCCGGCAAACGAAAATACGAATCGCTGACGTTCCGTGAGCTCGACGACGACACCAACCGCATCGCTGCCGGATTGCACGCAATGGGCGTGCAGCCCGGCATGAAGCTGGTGCTCATGGTGCCGCCGAGCATCGATTTCATTGCGCTCGTCTTCGCACTCTTCAAATCGGGCGTCGTGCAGGTGCTGATCGATCCCGGCATGGGTCGCGGCAACTTGATTCGCTGCCTGAGCGACAGTCAGCCCGATGGTTTCATCGGCATCCCGCTCGCGCAAGCCGTGCGGGTTTTCCTGCGCGGCAGATTTCCAAAAGCCAAGTTCAACGTCACCGTCGGCCGCCGCTGGTTCTGGGGCGGCAAGACGCTGCAGCAACTGCGCGAGATGAATGCTCCACTCACGCCGCCGATCACCAAGCCGGCAGACCCCGCCGCGATCATCTTCACCACCGGCAGCACCGGTCCGCCGAAGGGAGTGCTCTATCGTCACGGCAACTTCAATCGCCAGGCCGATGAGATCCGCGACTTTTACCACATTCAGCCCGGCGAAATCGATCTGCCGGGCTTTCCGCTCTTCGCGCTGTTCAACTGCGCAATGGGCGTCTCCACCGTCATTCCCGATATGGATCCCACGCGCCCGGCGAAAGTGAATCCGCAAAACATCATTGAAGCAGTCAACGACTGGCAGGTGACGCAGGCCTTTGGTTCGCCAGCGCTGTGGAATGTCGTCGGCCAGCATTGCGAGAAAAACAATATCACCTTGCCATCGCTCAAACGCATTATGTCCGCCGGTGCGCCCGTGCCGCCGCATGTGCTAAAGCGGATGAAGCATGCAATTCATCCCGACGGCGACATTCACACTCCGTACGGCGCGACCGAAGCGTTGCCGGTCGCCTCGATCGCCGCGAGCGAGGTGCTGCGCGAAACAGCAGCCAAAACCGCGACCGGCGCGGGAACTTGTGTCGGCCGACGATTCCCGGGCATCGAATGGAAAGTGATCGCTATCGACGATGGGCCGCTCACGAACATCGAACAGACTCGCGAATTACCCCGCGGCGAAATCGGCGAACTCCTCGTGCGCGGTCCGGTCGTCACCAGCGAGTATGTCACCCGCACCGACTGTAACCCGCTCCACAAAGTGGCCGACGGCGAAACGTTCTGGCATCGGATGGGAGACGTGGGTTATCTCGAGCAGGCTCCAGCCGACAATCCGCGAGGCGAGCGGTTCTGGTTCTGCGGACGCAAAGCTCACCGCGTCACCACCGCGCGGCAAACATTGTTCACCGAGCCTTGCGAGGCAATCTTCAATCAGCATCCGCACGTCTACCGCAGCGCGCTCGTCGGTGTTGGACCGCGCGGAAAGCAACGGCCCGTCATCATCGTCGAGCCTTGGCCCGAACATCTGCCGAAGGATCGAATTGCTGCTCGCAAACTGATCGGCGAACTCAGCGAACTAGCCGCCGCTTATGAGCACACACGCGAGATTGAGACTTTTTTCATTAATCCTGCGTTGCCGGTTGATATCCGTCACAACGCCAAGATTTTTCGGGAACAGCTCGCTGTGTGGGCTGCGAAACGCTTGCCGCGCGAATAA
- a CDS encoding glutamine amidotransferase produces the protein MSELLAPSQVLAEIILGGRQWLGLAAVLTIAALALLVWTYRQTSSTSWLKTTCFGLKAIAIVLLAVCLIDPLYVGQRPRPGSNLFLVVADNSRSLQLADPGARQSRGSAVKESLVEKEGWLTRLAVDFDVRKYTFDTQLQPTQDFSQLEFTGEASALSQTVQQLIDRYRGQPVAGILLLTDGNATDLASELRISNSPPLFPVALAGRKPAADLSLAHVAVSQTNFEAAPVTLVAEVETAALAGKKIVVRVMDEEGKELEKQTLAVSKEGESLSQRFLIKPEKPGVSFYRVQAALAGEENLKADATNSAEATLANNTRFATVDRGSGPYRVLYVSGLPNWEFKFLRRAVAKDDEVDLVGLVRIAKKEPKFNFLSRTDEKTNPLFRGFGNKNDETAEQYNEPVILRLGTENKDELLKGFPKDAEDLFRYQAVILDDIEAGFFTQDQLSLLQQFVSQRGGGLLMMGGKNSFGEGGYARTPIAEMLPVYLDRSRGEVNTQPLHLKLTREGWLQPWIRVRANEQDEEARLVSMPAFRSLNRVEAIKPGASVLAEVETASSESRPALAVQPFGRGRTAALLLGDMWRWDLRREDAATSDLEKAWRQTIRWLIADVPQAVEVETQVKTGTGLPAREIIIRARDKKFLPLDNATVTIVVNTPDGNEIKLAADSSSAAAGEYRALFVPRVAGAYRATVSVVAPDGSDVGSRETGWAAEPETEEFRELTGNHGLLERLAKDSGGEVLTLDGLDRFVSSLPNRKIPQVETWSYPLWHQWQVLVLAIGCLVGEWGLRRWKGLA, from the coding sequence ATGAGCGAATTGCTCGCTCCATCGCAGGTTCTCGCCGAAATTATTCTCGGCGGGCGACAATGGCTCGGATTGGCCGCGGTCCTCACGATCGCTGCGCTCGCGCTGCTCGTCTGGACCTATCGACAAACCAGCAGCACTTCCTGGCTGAAGACGACCTGCTTCGGCTTGAAGGCCATCGCTATCGTGCTGCTCGCGGTTTGCCTGATCGATCCGCTTTATGTCGGCCAGCGACCCAGGCCCGGGAGCAATCTGTTTCTCGTCGTCGCCGACAATAGTCGTAGCTTGCAGCTCGCTGATCCCGGCGCTCGGCAATCGCGCGGCAGCGCGGTGAAGGAAAGTCTGGTTGAGAAGGAAGGTTGGCTCACTCGCTTGGCCGTTGATTTCGATGTTCGCAAATACACGTTCGATACGCAGCTGCAGCCGACGCAAGATTTTTCGCAGCTGGAGTTCACCGGCGAGGCCTCGGCGCTGTCGCAAACGGTTCAGCAGCTTATTGATCGCTATCGCGGCCAGCCTGTCGCCGGCATTTTGCTGCTGACGGACGGCAACGCCACCGATCTAGCCTCAGAACTGCGCATCAGCAATTCGCCGCCGCTGTTTCCCGTCGCGCTCGCTGGTCGCAAACCGGCAGCCGATCTATCGCTCGCCCACGTCGCGGTGAGCCAGACGAATTTCGAAGCCGCGCCGGTCACGCTCGTCGCCGAAGTCGAAACGGCAGCGCTGGCGGGCAAGAAAATCGTCGTGCGGGTGATGGATGAAGAAGGCAAAGAGCTCGAGAAGCAAACGCTCGCCGTCAGCAAGGAGGGGGAGTCACTCTCGCAGCGGTTCCTGATCAAGCCGGAAAAACCCGGCGTGAGTTTTTATCGCGTACAGGCGGCCCTCGCCGGCGAAGAAAATCTAAAAGCCGACGCCACCAATTCTGCCGAGGCGACGCTGGCCAACAACACTCGCTTCGCGACGGTCGATCGCGGCAGCGGCCCTTATCGCGTGCTCTATGTTTCTGGTCTGCCGAACTGGGAATTTAAATTCCTGCGGCGAGCTGTCGCCAAGGACGACGAAGTCGACTTGGTTGGCCTCGTGCGGATCGCCAAGAAAGAGCCGAAGTTCAACTTCCTCAGTCGCACTGATGAAAAGACGAATCCGCTCTTCCGCGGTTTCGGCAACAAAAACGACGAGACGGCTGAGCAATACAACGAGCCGGTGATTCTGCGACTCGGGACGGAGAACAAGGACGAACTTCTGAAGGGATTTCCTAAAGATGCCGAGGATTTGTTTCGTTACCAGGCGGTGATTCTCGACGACATCGAAGCCGGCTTCTTCACGCAGGATCAACTGTCGTTGCTGCAGCAATTCGTCAGCCAGCGCGGCGGCGGTCTGCTGATGATGGGTGGTAAGAATTCGTTCGGCGAAGGGGGCTATGCTCGCACGCCGATTGCGGAAATGCTTCCGGTCTATCTCGACCGAAGTCGCGGTGAGGTCAACACCCAGCCGTTGCATCTCAAGCTGACACGCGAAGGTTGGCTGCAACCGTGGATTCGCGTGCGGGCCAACGAGCAGGACGAAGAAGCTCGCCTCGTTTCGATGCCGGCCTTCCGATCGCTCAATCGCGTCGAAGCAATCAAGCCCGGGGCCTCGGTGCTGGCCGAAGTCGAAACGGCCTCGAGTGAATCGCGCCCCGCGCTAGCGGTCCAACCATTCGGCCGCGGTAGAACGGCGGCGCTGCTGCTGGGCGATATGTGGCGGTGGGATCTGCGCCGCGAAGATGCAGCGACCAGCGATTTAGAAAAAGCCTGGCGGCAGACCATCCGCTGGCTGATTGCCGACGTGCCGCAGGCCGTAGAAGTGGAAACTCAGGTGAAGACCGGTACCGGTTTGCCAGCCCGTGAAATCATCATCCGTGCCCGCGATAAGAAATTCCTGCCACTCGACAATGCGACCGTGACCATCGTGGTGAATACACCCGATGGCAACGAAATCAAACTCGCCGCCGACAGTAGTTCGGCCGCGGCGGGCGAATATCGCGCGCTGTTCGTGCCGCGCGTGGCGGGAGCGTATCGAGCAACGGTCTCGGTCGTTGCTCCCGATGGCAGCGATGTGGGGAGTCGCGAGACAGGCTGGGCGGCAGAGCCCGAGACCGAAGAATTCCGCGAGCTCACGGGCAATCACGGGTTATTGGAACGACTTGCGAAAGATTCTGGCGGCGAAGTGCTCACGCTCGACGGTCTCGATCGATTTGTCAGCAGCCTGCCGAATCGAAAAATTCCGCAGGTCGAAACCTGGTCGTATCCGCTCTGGCATCAATGGCAGGTATTGGTGCTCGCCATCGGTTGCCTGGTCGGCGAATGGGGTTTGCGGCGTTGGAAAGGACTGGCCTGA
- the kdpB gene encoding potassium-transporting ATPase subunit KdpB: protein MTKTSTHLFDKKIFGQAVVASFAKLDPRVQLRNPVMFAVYLGSILTTALWLNSFVSAAGESSVFVLGVAIWLWFTVLFANFAEAIAEGHGRAQAAALKKSRSEVGSKRFCLPLAHSGKRRSTKELLVDGDIEIRQADELRVGDLIFAEAGDAIAADGEVVEGVASVDESAITGESAPVVRESGGDRSSVTGGTRVISDWLIIQVKAAPGQSFLDRMIAMVEGAKRQKTPNEIALAILLAALTLIFLLVVATLLPYSMFSVAVSGQGKVISLTVLVALFVCLAPTTIGALLSAIGIAGMNRLSQANVVAMSGRAVEAAGDVDVLLLDKTGTITLGNRQATQFIPAVSTKEQELAEAAQLASLADETAEGRSIVVLAKKRFGLRARDLEQIQPHFVPFSARTRMSGVTLDGQEIRKGAAEAVETHVRSLGGFLPDDVRAAVQQIAKAGGTPLVVSRNAQVLGAIELKDIVKGGIKERFAELRQMGIKTVMITGDNPLTAAAIAAEAGVDDFLAEATPEAKLSLIREYQKGGRLVAMTGDGTNDAPALAQADVAVAMNSGTQAAKEAGNMVDLDSNPTKLIEIVNIGKQLLMTRGSLTTFSIANDVAKYFAILPAAFAATYPALKALDLMRLTSPSSAILSAVIFNALIIIALVPLALKGVSYRPVGAAQLLRNNLLIYGLGGLIVPFVGIKAIDLLLSAVGLA, encoded by the coding sequence ATGACTAAAACATCTACACATCTGTTTGATAAGAAGATCTTCGGCCAGGCCGTTGTCGCTTCATTCGCGAAGCTCGATCCGCGCGTTCAACTGCGCAATCCAGTGATGTTTGCCGTTTATCTCGGCAGCATTTTGACGACGGCGCTTTGGCTCAACTCGTTTGTCTCGGCAGCGGGCGAATCGTCGGTCTTCGTGCTCGGCGTGGCGATTTGGCTCTGGTTCACCGTGCTATTCGCCAACTTTGCCGAAGCCATCGCCGAGGGGCACGGCCGCGCCCAAGCGGCGGCGCTGAAGAAGAGTCGCTCTGAAGTTGGCTCGAAGCGTTTTTGTTTGCCGCTCGCGCATTCTGGCAAACGGCGATCGACGAAGGAATTGCTAGTCGACGGTGATATCGAAATTCGCCAGGCCGACGAACTTCGCGTCGGTGATCTGATCTTTGCCGAAGCGGGCGATGCCATCGCAGCCGATGGCGAAGTTGTCGAAGGGGTTGCCTCGGTCGACGAGAGTGCGATCACTGGCGAGAGCGCACCGGTGGTGCGCGAAAGTGGTGGCGATCGCAGCTCGGTCACTGGCGGAACGCGAGTAATTTCCGACTGGCTGATCATTCAAGTCAAAGCAGCGCCGGGCCAGAGTTTTCTGGACCGCATGATTGCGATGGTGGAAGGCGCCAAGCGGCAGAAGACGCCGAACGAAATCGCGCTGGCGATTCTGCTCGCCGCGCTCACGTTGATCTTTTTGCTCGTGGTGGCGACGCTCCTTCCTTACTCGATGTTCAGCGTCGCGGTCTCCGGCCAAGGCAAAGTCATCAGCTTGACGGTGCTCGTGGCCCTGTTCGTCTGTCTGGCGCCAACAACCATTGGCGCGCTGCTGTCTGCCATCGGCATCGCCGGGATGAATCGACTCAGCCAGGCTAATGTCGTTGCCATGTCGGGTCGCGCCGTGGAAGCCGCCGGTGATGTCGATGTGCTGCTGCTTGACAAGACGGGCACCATCACGCTGGGCAATCGTCAGGCAACGCAGTTCATTCCTGCGGTGAGCACGAAAGAGCAAGAATTGGCCGAAGCGGCTCAGTTGGCTTCGCTCGCCGATGAAACGGCCGAGGGACGCAGCATTGTAGTACTCGCCAAGAAGCGCTTCGGGCTGCGTGCTCGCGACCTCGAACAAATCCAGCCTCATTTCGTGCCGTTTTCGGCCCGCACGCGGATGAGCGGCGTTACGCTCGACGGCCAGGAGATTCGTAAAGGTGCGGCCGAAGCTGTCGAAACCCATGTCCGCAGTCTCGGTGGTTTTTTGCCGGACGACGTGCGCGCCGCCGTACAACAAATTGCCAAAGCCGGGGGTACGCCGCTGGTAGTTAGTCGCAACGCACAGGTACTCGGCGCGATCGAGCTGAAAGACATCGTCAAAGGCGGCATCAAGGAGCGTTTTGCCGAGTTGCGACAGATGGGGATCAAGACGGTGATGATCACCGGCGACAATCCGCTCACAGCCGCTGCGATCGCCGCCGAAGCCGGCGTCGACGACTTCCTCGCCGAGGCCACGCCTGAGGCCAAGCTGTCGCTCATTCGCGAATATCAAAAAGGTGGCCGCCTGGTTGCCATGACGGGCGATGGCACGAACGACGCGCCGGCGCTTGCCCAAGCCGATGTCGCCGTGGCGATGAACAGCGGCACGCAGGCGGCAAAGGAAGCCGGCAATATGGTCGATCTCGATTCGAATCCGACAAAGCTGATCGAGATCGTCAACATCGGCAAGCAATTGCTGATGACCCGCGGCTCGCTCACAACGTTCAGCATTGCCAACGACGTTGCGAAGTACTTCGCGATCCTGCCGGCAGCCTTTGCGGCAACGTATCCAGCGCTGAAAGCACTCGACTTGATGCGACTCACCTCGCCATCGAGTGCGATCCTGTCGGCAGTCATCTTCAATGCTCTGATCATCATCGCCCTCGTTCCGCTGGCCCTCAAAGGCGTGTCGTATCGTCCCGTCGGCGCGGCTCAGCTCTTACGAAACAACTTGCTCATTTACGGCCTCGGCGGCCTGATCGTGCCGTTCGTTGGCATCAAAGCCATCGACCTGTTGCTGTCCGCCGTGGGCCTTGCATAA
- a CDS encoding sensor histidine kinase produces MPEVRPNPDALLAQVQADEAEAKRGSLKVFFGYAAGVGKTYAMLENARRAKVEGREVVVGYVEPHGRRETEALLAGFETIPLQELDYRGVTLREFNVDAALARHPDLLLVDELAHTNAAGCRHEKRWQDVKELLAAGIDVWTTLNVQHIESLNDVIGQITGVVVRELVPDRVFDLADDLELIDITPEELLVRLKAGKVYLPEQAHRAIQSFFQKPNLNALRELSLRQAARRIHTDVESARREKSISQPWATSERLLVCVGPSPTTARVIRTARRMAAALDAPWLAVSVDLTGESNNSPEQQQVAQHFRIAERLGAETVTIAGQNVTATILSYARSRNVTKILIGKTNQPRWKRLLFGSVVDELLEQSAEIDVYVIHGEEEPKQSTGVRGPVAAFDILPYLKSSLLIALTGVAAYALQSLHFADGEANTVMLFLAAVAWSAFRYGRGPAILASALAVLAFDYFFVPPVHSFNVSDVQYVVTFAVMLAIGLAVSTLTSRLRAQVQSTRERERRTAGLYELGKKLSSLYGNLFLVSAAGRTMAEMVGGEVAIYLQGRSSTPELAFGQDSTIAGHALSLPVARWVVEHDQIAGAATNTLPSAAALFLPLVGSQRTHGAIAIRVDDAQRLLEPDVRRLLEACANLLALALERDQLAIDAAEARIQAEAEQVRSSLLSSVSHDLKTPLAAIAGASSSLLESESIDDRTRRQLLETVSDEAIRLNRLLENILQMSKLDAGAATPSQQWHVLEEIVGSALHRTARLLQNHPVKVNLPLDLPLVFIDGLLMEQVFVNLLENAARYTPAGTHVTIAAAVDNASLRIAVSDNGPGLPSGAEERVFEKFYRASQAADGGRGSGLGLAICRAIAKAHGGNITAANLPSGGAEFLLRLPLAKDAPQVVIE; encoded by the coding sequence ATGCCGGAAGTTCGCCCCAATCCCGACGCCCTGCTGGCACAAGTCCAGGCCGACGAAGCCGAAGCGAAACGCGGTTCGCTGAAGGTCTTCTTCGGCTATGCGGCCGGCGTTGGCAAAACGTACGCGATGCTGGAGAACGCTCGCCGGGCAAAGGTCGAGGGCCGCGAAGTCGTCGTCGGCTATGTCGAGCCGCACGGCCGGCGCGAAACGGAAGCGCTGCTTGCGGGCTTCGAAACGATTCCGTTGCAGGAGTTGGATTATCGCGGCGTGACGCTCCGCGAGTTCAATGTCGATGCTGCGCTCGCGCGGCATCCCGATTTATTGCTCGTCGATGAGCTCGCACACACCAACGCGGCCGGCTGCCGCCATGAGAAGCGTTGGCAAGATGTGAAGGAACTGCTCGCCGCCGGTATCGATGTTTGGACGACGCTCAATGTGCAGCACATCGAGAGCCTCAACGATGTGATTGGCCAAATCACCGGCGTGGTTGTGCGCGAACTCGTTCCCGATCGCGTCTTCGATCTGGCCGACGATCTCGAACTGATCGATATCACCCCCGAAGAGCTTCTCGTTCGTCTCAAGGCTGGCAAGGTTTATCTCCCCGAGCAAGCACATCGCGCGATTCAAAGTTTCTTTCAGAAACCAAACTTGAATGCCCTGCGCGAGCTTTCGCTTCGGCAAGCAGCACGACGGATTCACACCGATGTGGAATCGGCCCGCCGCGAAAAGTCGATCAGCCAACCCTGGGCGACTTCGGAACGATTGCTCGTTTGCGTCGGGCCGAGTCCGACCACGGCCCGCGTCATTCGCACGGCCCGGCGAATGGCCGCGGCGCTCGATGCGCCGTGGCTCGCGGTTTCAGTCGATCTGACGGGTGAATCGAACAACAGTCCTGAGCAGCAGCAAGTCGCTCAACATTTTCGGATCGCGGAACGATTGGGAGCCGAAACGGTAACCATTGCCGGGCAGAACGTGACCGCCACGATTCTGAGCTACGCTCGTTCGCGCAACGTCACTAAGATTCTGATCGGCAAAACCAATCAGCCGCGGTGGAAGCGACTTCTCTTTGGTTCCGTCGTCGACGAACTGCTAGAGCAGAGTGCCGAGATCGATGTCTATGTGATTCACGGCGAGGAAGAGCCGAAGCAATCGACTGGCGTTCGCGGGCCGGTGGCTGCATTCGATATTCTTCCTTATCTCAAATCTTCGTTGCTGATCGCCCTGACCGGCGTCGCGGCTTACGCGCTGCAATCGTTGCACTTCGCCGATGGTGAGGCCAACACAGTTATGCTTTTTTTGGCCGCCGTGGCTTGGTCCGCATTTCGCTACGGCCGTGGTCCGGCGATTCTGGCGAGCGCTCTGGCGGTTCTGGCCTTCGACTATTTCTTTGTGCCGCCGGTTCACAGTTTCAATGTTTCGGATGTTCAGTACGTCGTCACGTTCGCGGTCATGCTCGCGATCGGCCTGGCCGTGAGCACGTTGACGTCGCGATTGCGGGCTCAGGTGCAGAGTACGCGTGAGCGCGAGCGGCGCACTGCAGGCCTGTATGAATTAGGCAAGAAACTGAGTTCACTCTATGGCAATCTGTTTCTGGTCAGCGCGGCCGGCCGCACCATGGCCGAGATGGTTGGGGGAGAAGTTGCTATTTATCTGCAAGGGCGATCGTCGACGCCGGAGCTCGCCTTCGGTCAGGATTCGACCATCGCCGGGCATGCGCTGAGTTTGCCGGTCGCGCGATGGGTGGTCGAGCATGATCAGATTGCCGGCGCCGCAACGAATACACTACCTAGCGCTGCGGCGCTGTTTCTTCCTCTCGTTGGCTCGCAGCGAACTCACGGTGCGATCGCAATCCGCGTTGATGATGCGCAGCGTTTGCTGGAGCCCGATGTGCGACGGCTGTTAGAAGCTTGCGCCAATCTGCTCGCGCTGGCTTTGGAGCGCGATCAGTTGGCCATCGACGCCGCCGAAGCCCGCATTCAGGCCGAGGCCGAGCAAGTGCGCAGCAGCCTGCTCAGCAGCGTTTCGCACGATCTAAAGACGCCGCTGGCCGCTATCGCCGGCGCTAGCAGCAGCCTGCTCGAGAGCGAGTCGATCGACGATCGTACGCGCCGGCAGCTGCTTGAGACCGTGAGCGATGAAGCGATTCGTCTCAACCGACTGCTCGAAAACATTCTGCAGATGTCGAAACTGGATGCCGGCGCCGCGACTCCCAGCCAGCAGTGGCATGTGCTGGAAGAGATCGTTGGCTCGGCGCTTCATCGCACCGCGCGACTGTTGCAGAATCATCCGGTCAAGGTGAACCTGCCGCTCGATTTGCCGTTAGTCTTCATCGATGGCTTGCTGATGGAGCAGGTCTTCGTCAACCTGCTCGAGAACGCGGCCCGCTACACGCCGGCCGGCACGCACGTGACGATCGCCGCCGCCGTTGATAACGCAAGCTTGCGCATCGCCGTTTCCGACAACGGCCCGGGGCTGCCCAGCGGCGCGGAAGAACGAGTTTTCGAAAAATTCTACCGAGCCTCACAAGCTGCCGATGGCGGACGCGGCAGCGGATTGGGCTTGGCCATTTGCCGGGCCATCGCCAAAGCTCACGGCGGCAACATTACGGCTGCTAATCTTCCCAGCGGCGGCGCGGAGTTCTTGCTGCGCTTGCCACTGGCAAAAGACGCGCCGCAGGTCGTGATAGAATAG
- a CDS encoding response regulator, whose translation MSGDHHILVIEDEQPIRRFLQAALTNEGYSLSEAVSGEDGLRKATSQPPDLIILDLGLPDMDGQDVLQRLREWYQAPIIILSARDQEPQKIKALDRGADDYITKPFGIGELLARIRTALRHANRGETEVTKVAIGDLQIDLAARIVHRQGQEVHFTPLEYKLLVTMLKHAGKVLTHRFLLREVWGPQDSQENHYLRVFVASLRRKLEADPARPRYILTEQGVGYRFAAD comes from the coding sequence ATGTCAGGCGATCATCACATTCTCGTCATCGAAGACGAACAGCCGATCCGGCGGTTCTTGCAAGCGGCCCTTACCAATGAAGGGTATAGCCTCAGCGAAGCCGTTTCCGGCGAGGATGGTTTGCGCAAGGCAACCAGCCAGCCGCCGGATTTAATCATTCTCGATCTGGGCTTGCCCGATATGGATGGCCAGGATGTGTTGCAGCGGCTGCGCGAATGGTATCAAGCTCCGATTATTATTCTATCGGCTCGCGATCAAGAACCGCAAAAGATCAAAGCGCTCGATCGCGGCGCCGATGATTACATCACCAAGCCTTTTGGTATTGGTGAACTCCTCGCTCGTATTCGCACTGCGCTCCGGCACGCCAATCGAGGCGAAACGGAAGTGACGAAGGTCGCGATCGGTGATCTGCAAATCGACCTGGCAGCCCGCATCGTCCATCGCCAAGGCCAGGAAGTTCATTTCACGCCGCTCGAATACAAGCTGCTAGTGACGATGCTCAAGCATGCGGGCAAAGTGTTGACGCACCGCTTCTTATTGCGAGAAGTTTGGGGGCCGCAGGATTCTCAGGAAAATCACTACCTGCGTGTGTTCGTTGCCAGCTTGCGACGAAAACTAGAAGCAGATCCCGCGCGGCCGCGATATATACTCACCGAGCAGGGGGTGGGATATCGTTTTGCGGCTGACTAG